A stretch of the Diprion similis isolate iyDipSimi1 chromosome 14, iyDipSimi1.1, whole genome shotgun sequence genome encodes the following:
- the LOC124414806 gene encoding uncharacterized MFS-type transporter C09D4.1-like, producing MVIVENSVITHEDSESFSKPCEVLTMPASNGVAGSGEKQIDENLSKVVDGLMEVKLFKRRWLQLVLFFILGISSGVHFAQFAIIANITRRFYNVSSLAVEWTVTIYMIEYVTLLIPVSYLTNRVGLRWTILMTTIGVTLGSWIKVFAASPDRFYLILVAQVLFGVLQVFVFSVPGRLASHWFGPKEVALATAVGFYGPQAGIIVCSVSVPMVVEDHENSEDIGTEFSLIFWSQAIGSSIVTVILFFFFLEEPRLPPSGARALQKMNHESVTLGFLPTCKRVLKNRSFLMLWNSFGLIMGVALGLGVMLNPFYTAHFKNDTRTVGYLSIWLAVVGAIGSVTCGTILDKTKAFRKLSIAVCCFSILAMLLYGISFTLESKWMIFAGLLLCAAPVIGYGTVGMELCVEISYPEPEAITTGILNMSPQIYGFLIILFAGRLLENYGDVPAFACFCAFLVLATILVIFNKSELRREKARQLTSGYVAVPVKELTQSKSHELRSTP from the exons atggtgATAGTGGAGAATAGCGTGATTACACATGAAGACAGCGAATCCTTTTCCAAACCATGCGAAGTTCTGACGATGCCAGCATCGAATGGCGTCGCTGGATCTGGCGAGAAACAAATAGACGAAAACTTGTCGAAAGTAGTTGATGGCCTGATGGAAGTCAAACTCTTCAAGAGACGATGGCTCCAGCTCGTGCTGTTCTTCATTCTCGGTATAAGCAGTGGCGTGCACTTTGCTCAATTCGCGATCATCGCCAATATAACGCGCAG GTTTTACAACGTTTCCTCACTGGCGGTGGAGTGGACCGTCACAATTTACATGATAGAATACGTGACTTTGCTGATACCGGTCTCTTATTTGACCAATCGCGTCGGTTTGAGGTGGACTATCCTGATGACCACGATTGGTGTGACTCTCGGCTCGTGGATTAAGGTTTTCGCAGCATCTCCCGACCGTTTTTACTTGATACTCGTTGCGCAAGTTCTGTTCGGCGTGTTGCAAGTCTTCGTCTTCAGCGTTCCTGGCCGATTGGCTTCTCATTGGTTTGGCCCAAAAGAAGTCGCCCTTGCCACGGCCGTCGGTTTTTATGGACCTCAGGCGGGCATTATTGTATGTTCCGTGTCTGTTCCTATGGTCGTTGAAGATCACGAGAATTCCGAAGACATCGGGACGGAGttctcattaattttttggtcACAGGCAATCGGGTCCAGCATCGTCAcggttatattattttttt TTTTTCTCGAAGAACCACGCTTACCACCGAGTGGTGCAAGGGCACTCCAAAAAATGAACCACGAATCAGTGACTTTAGGCTTTCTGCCTACGTGTAAAAGAGTTCTAAAGAACAGGAGTTTTCTCATGCTGTGGAACAGCTTTGGCCTGATTATGGGCGTTGCATTGGGATTGGGAGTCATGTTGAATCCATTCTATACGGCTCATTTCAAG aaCGACACAAGGACTGTTGGATATCTGTCAATTTGGCTAGCCGTGGTTGGAGCCATTGGCTCGGTAACCTGCGGTACCATTCTTGACAAAACGAAGGCGTTCAG AAAGCTCTCGATCGCCGTCTGCTGCTTTTCGATCCTTGCAATGTTGTTGTACGGAATAAGCTTCACGCTGGAATCAAAGTGGATGATATTCGCGGGTCTTCTACTATGCGC AGCTCCCGTAATCGGATACGGAACTGTTGGAATGGAATTGTGCGTGGAAATATCTTATCCTGAGCCAGAAGCGATCACCACCGGAATTCTGAACATGTCACCTCAGATCTATGGGTTCTTAATCATTCTGTTCGCTGGCAGGCTGCTGGAAAATTACGGAGACGTACCGGCATTTGCCTGTTTTTGTGCATTTCTCGTTTTAGCGACCATAttagtaatttttaataaaagcgAACTTCGACGCGAGAAAGCTAGGCAACTCACCAGCGGATACGTCGCTGTTCCCGTCAAAGAATTGACGCAATCGAAATCTCACGAGTTGAGATCTACTCCGTGA
- the LOC124414478 gene encoding feline leukemia virus subgroup C receptor-related protein 2-like: MEALQEGNSLDEDDRTDVSLKALNFTLEVKVFRRRWLQLLLLFILNTSNCVHVYQFTIITSIVRRYYKISSLAVELTVVVFLVACTILALPASYLMNRIGLRWTCLITTLLTCLGSWIKVFSVSPDQFIVACIGQLVIAVAHVFVLAFPGPLVAFWFGAKETGLATTIVTLGVFMGYFVSFLTPSILFTNHESIESIGNDLSTVFWTAAVYSSVVTVTLFFLFQEQPDLPPSKARALVLKTHRESNAKVFWNEIKEILSNRGFLIFWNSYGIIASMPGVLTIFISPLYVAHFEDGEKEAGIMVLLFVIMGSIGGMIFSAILDRTKAFRAVPIVISALEVVIDILFATSLVNEIKWITFVSYSFLGYCVMSYVVIGTELCVEMTYPQPESTVAGILFLANPIYGIGMVLLTGRILEFFGDIAAHGCICAYLTLGSLLMIVNRFEFRRYKAGMITADYNSTHVHLQTFVRLAIKDILLFQSRELSVCVQKIYDLSNLYFQRDYGLFIGHGFIIPALYDATSYENVETIGKVLFQGVKVSALMLSKILSRCIVATPSQAAENRKIVILAKPVFFLHLTSERKLRIEYVNTVSGSTGSVTTWSNGAELVTKHDRMLINVRLIKAKLLGTLTKRSIA, from the exons ATGGAAGCACTCCAGGAGGGAAATAGCCTCGACGAGGACGACAGAACCGATGTGTCTTTGAAAGCACTCAATTTTACATTGGAAGTGAAAGTTTTTAGAAGACGGTGGCTTCAGCTTCTACTTCTATTCATTCTGAATACAAGCAATTGTGTTCATGTGTACCAATTTACCATCATCACAAGCATTGTTCGCAG GTACTACAAAATTTCTTCCTTGGCTGTCGAATTGACCGTTGTAGTGTTCTTGGTGGCTTGCACGATCCTGGCACTACCAGCCTCTTACCTGATGAATCGAATCGGCCTGAGGTGGACGTGTCTCATAACCACTTTACTCACGTGCCTCGGTTCCTGGATCAAAGTGTTCTCCGTATCCCCGGACCAATTCATTGTGGCATGCATCGGCCAACTAGTGATCGCGGTGGCTCATGTATTCGTCTTGGCTTTTCCAGGGCCATTGGTAGCTTTCTGGTTTGGAGCTAAAGAGACCGGTCTTGCCACGACCATTGTTACCCTCGGTGTTTTCATGGGCTATTTTGTGTCCTTTCTTACTCCTTCTATTCTCTTTACAAATCACGAAAGTATCGAGAGCATCGGAAATGATTTATCAACGGTTTTCTGGACAGCCGCAGTTTACAGCAGTGTTGTTACCGTCACCTTATTTTTCC TGTTTCAGGAGCAACCGGATCTACCACCAAGCAAAGCAAGGGCGCTTGTTCTAAAGACACACCGCGAGTCCAATGCTAAAGTCTTCTGGAATGAGATTAAAGAGATATTGAGTAACCGaggttttctcattttttggaACAGCTATGGCATTATTGCCAGCATGCCAGGCGTACTAACCATATTTATCAGTCCCTTATACGTTGCTCATTTTGAG GACGGTGAAAAAGAGGCTGGCATTATGGTACTTTTATTTGTCATCATGGGCAGCATCGGTGGGATGATATTTAGTGCCATTCTAGACAGGACAAAAGCATTCag AGCAGTCCCAATCGTGATCAGTGCTCTAGAAGTCGTCATTGATATACTGTTTGCTACCAGCTTGGTGAATGAAATCAAATGGATAACGTTCGTGAGCTATTCATTCCTTGG GTACTGCGTCATGAGTTATGTTGTGATCGGGACTGAACTGTGCGTCGAAATGACTTATCCACAGCCGGAATCGACCGTCGCGGGAATTTTGTTCCTGGCAAACCCGATCTACGGTATTGGGATGGTACTATTGACAGGCAGAATACTGGAATTCTTCGGAGATATTGCGGCACATGGGTGTATTTGCGCCTACCTTACTTTGGGTAGTCTTTTGATGATTGTCAATAGATTCGAATTTCGTCGCTACAAAGCTGGGATGATTACTGCGGATTACAATAGC ACTCATGTGCATCTTCAGACATTTGTACGATTGGCAATAaaggatattttattatttcagagCCGTGAATTAAGTGTTTGTGTACAGAA aatttacGATTTGTCTAAT ctATATTTTCAAAGGGATTATGGTCTCTTCATTGGCCATGGATTTATCATTC CTGCATTGTATGATGCAACATCATATGAGAACGTTGAGACAATTGGGAAGGTTTTATTTCAAGGTGTTAAGGTTTCGGCTCTTATGCTCAGTAAAATCCTCAGTCGTTGCATCGTTGCGACCCCATCACAAGCTGC GGAGAATaggaaaatagtgattttggCAAAACCAGTC TTCTTCTTACATCTTACATCTGAGAGAAAACTGCGGATCGAATACGTGAATACTGTTTCAGGATCAACCGGATCTGTCACCACGTGGAGCAACGGCGCTGAATTG GTTACAAAACACGATCGGATGCTCATTAATGTCAGGCTAATCAAAGCGAAGCTACTTGGCACTTTGACAAAGCGATCAATCGCTTAG
- the LOC124414801 gene encoding uncharacterized MFS-type transporter C09D4.1-like, protein MVMAENSVITHEDSESFYKTYEVQTIPASNGVAGSSEKQIDENLSKVVDGLMEVKLFKRRWLQLVLFFILGTSCGVHVSQFVIIANITRRFYNVSSLVVEWTTTIFMIEYVTLLIPVSYLTNRVGLRWTILITTTGVTLGSWIKVFATSPDRFYLALVAQVLLGVSQVFVFSVPGRLASHWFGPKEVALATAVGFYGPQAGNIICSLAVPMVVEDHENTEDIGSDFSVIFWPQAIGSSIVTFILFFFFLDEPRLPPSGARALQKMNHESVILGFLPTCKRVLKNRSFLMLWNSFGLIMGVGLGLGVMLNPFYTAHFKNDTRSVGYLFISLNVIGAVGSVACGTILDKTKAFRKLSIVVCCLSIPASLLYGTSYILESKWMVFATLLLCGAFVIGYGTIGVEFCVEITYPEPEAITTGILNMASQIYGFFLVLLTGRLLENYGDLHAFGCICACLVLGTILVIFNKSELRREKARQLTSGYVAVPVKELTQSKSHELRSTP, encoded by the exons atggtgaTGGCAGAGAATAGCGTGATTACACATGAGGACAGCGAATCCTTTTACAAAACGTACGAAGTTCAGACGATCCCAGCATCAAATGGCGTTGCTGGATCTAGTGAGAAACAAATAGACGAAAACTTGTCGAAAGTAGTTGATGGCCTGATGGAAGTCAAACTCTTCAAGAGACGATGGCTCCAGCTCGTGCTGTTCTTCATTCTCGGTACAAGCTGTGGCGTCCACGTTTCTCAGTTCGTGATCATCGCCAATATAACACGCAG GTTTTACAACGTTTCCTCACTGGTGGTGGAATGGACCACCACTATCTTCATGATAGAATACGTGACTTTGCTGATACCAGTCTCTTATTTGACCAATCGCGTCGGTTTGAGGTGGACTATCCTGATAACCACGACTGGCGTAACCCTTGGCTCGTGGATTAAGGTTTTTGCAACATCTCCGGACCGTTTTTACTTAGCACTTGTTGCGCAAGTCCTGTTAGGCGTTTCGCAAGTCTTCGTCTTCAGCGTTCCTGGCCGATTGGCTTCTCATTGGTTTGGCCCAAAAGAAGTCGCGCTTGCCACGGCCGTCGGTTTTTATGGACCTCAGGCGGGCAACATTATATGTTCCCTGGCTGTTCCTATGGTAGTTGAAGATCACGAGAATACCGAAGACATCGGAAGTGATTTCTCGGTTATTTTTTGGCCACAGGCAATCGGGTCCAGCATCGTCAccttcatattattttttt TTTTTCTTGACGAACCACGCTTACCACCGAGTGGTGCAAGGGCACTTCAAAAAATGAACCACGAATCAGTGATTTTAGGCTTTCTGCCTACGTGTAAAAGAGTTCTAAAGAACAGGAGTTTTCTCATGCTGTGGAACAGCTTTGGCCTGATTATGGGCGTGGGATTGGGATTGGGAGTCATGTTGAATCCATTCTACACGGCTCATTTCAAG AACGATACAAGAAGTGTTGGATATCTGTTCATTTCGCTGAATGTTATTGGAGCAGTTGGCTCAGTGGCTTGTGGTACAATTCTCGACAAAACGAAGGCGTTCAG AAAGCTCTCGATCGTCGTCTGCTGCTTGTCAATTCCTGCATCGTTATTGTATGGGACAAGCTATATTCTGGAATCAAAGTGGATGGTATTCGCGACTCTGCTACTATGCGG AGCTTTCGTGATCGGATATGGAACTATTGGAGTAGAATTTTGCGTGGAAATAACTTATCCTGAACCAGAAGCGATCACCACTGGAATTTTAAACATGGCATCTCAGATCTACGGGTTTTTCTTGGTTCTCCTTACTGGCAGGCTGCTGGAAAATTATGGGGACTTACACGCATTTGGGTGTATTTGTGCATGTCTTGTTCTAGGGACCATAttagtaatttttaataaaagcgAACTTCGACGCGAGAAAGCTAGGCAACTCACCAGCGGATACGTCGCTGTTCCCGTCAAAGAATTGACGCAATCGAAATCTCACGAGTTGAGATCTACTCCGTGA
- the LOC124414804 gene encoding uncharacterized MFS-type transporter C09D4.1-like, with translation MVTTRNRGSIDKDEISLPEVNKVLIIPVPEVETVLGGANRDVKCLRVDKSNKEVKTFGRRWLQLLLFFFCGASNGIHCFQFTVINNVARRYYGVSSLAIEWTTTIFMVAYVILLIPASGLMSRVGLRLTVLIGTMGTCLGACIKVFASSRDGFAIAFAGQCFLAVSLIFILAVPGRLAAYWFGTNQIALATTIGFFGLQAGYVTSGLATAMVVRNHERIEDIGNDYSKLFWAEAIICTIVAVMIFLFFQDEPRQPPSTARALAKITRESRTTESYLSVYKRVLSNKSFLILWNSYGLLVGSTVALATMLNPFYIVHFKDDAKGVGVLSSFSFVVQSIGSAVCGALLDRTKAFRVMSIVASCTSIFGAILFAASFVMEIKWMLFASYILLGGPVIGYSTIGMDFCVEITYPEPEAITTGILNMSTHLYGFLLVLITGRMLEAFGDVAGHGCLVLSLVVGTVLVILNKGELRRQKAGQSVTDNKTYTAVSQK, from the exons atggtgaCAACTAGGAATCGCGGGAGTATCGATAAGGATGAGATATCCTTGCCAGAAGTGAACAAAGTTTTGATAATACCAGTTCCTGAAGTTGAGACGGTACTTGGCGGCGCAAACAGAGATGTGAAATGCTTAAGAGTAGATAAAAGCAACAAAGAGGTGAAAACTTTCGGAAGGCGTTGGCTTCAGCTCTTGCTGTTCTTCTTCTGTGGTGCGAGCAACGGAATTCATTGCTTTCAATTCACAGTCATCAATAACGTGGCACGCAG GTATTACGGCGTTTCATCGCTGGCGATCGAATGGACCACGACGATTTTTATGGTAGCATACGTtattctcctgataccagctTCTGGCCTGATGAGCCGCGTTGGCTTGAGGCTAACGGTGCTCATAGGCACTATGGGCACATGTCTCGGGGCTTGTATCAAGGTTTTCGCATCGTCGCGAGACGGTTTCGCCATAGCATTTGCAGGGCAGTGCTTTTTAGCCGTCTCACTTATTTTCATACTCGCCGTTCCCGGGCGTCTAGCTGCTTACTGGTTCGGAACTAACCAGATTGCCTTGGCCACAACCATCGGCTTCTTCGGCCTGCAGGCAGGCTACGTTACTTCTGGTCTTGCCACTGCGATGGTTGTACGAAACCACGAAAGAATCGAGGACATCGGCAATGATTATTCAAAGTTGTTTTGGGCCGAGGCGATTATCTGCACCATCGTCGCCGTGATGATATTCCTCT TTTTCCAGGACGAACCCCGCCAACCACCGAGTACCGCAAGGGCACTCGCAAAAATCACCCGCGAATCCCGCACCACGGAAAGTTATTTATCGGTGTATAAAAGAGTTTTGAGCAACAAGAGTTTTCTTATACTCTGGAACTCATATGGGCTACTCGTGGGGTCCACGGTCGCATTGGCAACTATGCTTAACCCGTTTTACATTGTTCACTTCAAG GACGATGCAAAAGGTGTAGGCGTTCTATCATCGTTCTCATTCGTCGTGCAATCTATCGGCTCTGCCGTGTGCGGTGCGCTTCTCGACAGAACAAAAGCATTCAG AGTGATGTCTATCGTGGCCAGTTGTACGTCAATCTTTGGAGCGATTTTGTTCGCGGCAAGCTTTGTGATGGAGATAAAGTGGATGTTATTTGCCAGCTATATACTGCTCGG CGGTCCGGTAATAGGTTACTCAACGATTGGCATGGACTTCTGTGTCGAAATTACTTACCCGGAACCGGAAGCGATCACCACGGGGATTCTGAACATGTCTACTCACCTCTACGGGTTTTTACTAGTACTGATTACTGGCAGGATGCTTGAAGCCTTTGGAGATGTGGCAGGTCACGGATGCCTCGTCTTATCCCTTGTCGTAGGAACCGTCCTAGTCATCCTCAATAAGGGCGAGCTTCGTCGTCAGAAAGCTGGACAATCAGTTACTGACAATAAAACATACACTGCCGTTTCCCAGAAGTAG